In a genomic window of Musa acuminata AAA Group cultivar baxijiao unplaced genomic scaffold, Cavendish_Baxijiao_AAA HiC_scaffold_42, whole genome shotgun sequence:
- the LOC135653902 gene encoding squamosa promoter-binding protein 1-like, with protein MDYRRTPNDPASRNSQREKAMKEAALSPIQVATLGEDEEVMEEDKKRRVSFSSSAAARTGPDAGGGGGGVSQPCCQVDDCAADLREAKRYHRRHKVCEAHSKAAVVVVAGLRQRFCQQCSRFHELAEFDDSKRSCRRRLAGHNERRRKSSTDTQPEGSNRCREADLPGNPAYKHFQIR; from the exons ATGGACTACCGAAGGACGCCGAACGATCCCGCGTCAAGGAACAGCCAACGAGAGAAGGCGATGAAGGAGGCCGCGCTGTCTCCGATTCAGGTGGCCACTCTGGGCGAGGACGAGGAGGTGATGGAGGAGGACAAGAAGCGACGGGTAAGCTTCTCTTCCTCAGCGGCTGCACGGACGGGGCCTGACGCCggaggcggcggtggcggagTGTCGCAGCCCTGCTGCCAGGTTGACGATTGCGCCGCCGACCTCCGCGAGGCCAAACGTTACCACCGCCGGCACAAGGTCTGCGAGGCCCACTCCAAGGCTGCCGTCGTCGTGGTCGCCGGCCTCCGCCAGAGGTTCTGCCAGCAATGCAGCAG GTTCCATGAGCTAGCAGAGTTTGACGACTCCAAGAGGAGCTGCCGCAGGCGCCTGGCTGGCCACAATGAGCGGCGCAGGAAGAGCTCTACCGACACGCAGCCAGAAGGATCAAACCGCTGCAGGGAGGCTGACCTCCCTGGAAATCCTGCATACAAGCATTTCCAGATCAGATAA
- the LOC135581043 gene encoding chlorophyll(ide) b reductase NOL, chloroplastic-like isoform X1 has product MAFVSSLPAFAISDYRTRSRVLARSRSSPNSGISGPGAGLDSLGRAAASSRLLNPWHRRGAWNLGPVRAESPDVKKTEREPMVPPYNVLITGSTKGIGYALAREFLKAGDNVLICSRSVERVESAIQSLRKEFGEHRVWGTACDVRVAKDVKALVAFARETIGYIDIWINNAGSNAYSFKPLAETSDEDLMEVVTTNTLGLMICCREAINMMLNQPRGGHIFNIDGAGSDGRPTPRFAAYGATKRSVVHLTKSLQAELQMQEVKNVMVHNLSPGMVTTDLLMSGATTKQAKFFINILAEPPDVVAAFLVPSIRSVPSSQSMKPTYIRFLTGFKAYSQIFSRLAFGARRNRYLVED; this is encoded by the exons ATGGCTTTCGTCTCCTCCTTACCCGCCTTCGCCATCTCCGACTACCGCACCCGCAGCCGCGTCCTCGCCCGAAGCCGATCCTCTCCGAACTCCGGAATTTCCGGTCCGGGCGCCGGTCTAGATAGCCTCGGCCGTGCCGCCGCCTCTTCCCGCCTCTTGAATCCATGGCACCGCCGCGGTGCTTGGAATCTCGGCCCGGTCCGGGCGGAATCGCCTGATGTCAAGAAGACGGAGCGGGAACCGATGGTCCCCCCTTATAATGTACTCATCACGGGTTCGACCAAAG GAATTGGATATGCACTTGCAAGGGAATTTCTAAAGGCAGGTGATAATGTCTTAATATGCTCAAGATCAG TTGAACGTGTTGAATCAGCAATTCAGAGCTTGCGCAAGGAATTCGGAGAGCATCGTGTGTGG GGAACTGCATGTGATGTCAGAGTAGCAAAGGATGTCAAAGCTCTGGTTGCTTTTGCACGTGAAACGATTGGTTACATTGATATATGG ATTAACAATGCTGGATCAAATGCATACAGTTTCAAACCATTGGCTGAAACTTCTGATGAGGATCTTAT GGAAGTTGTCACCACAAATActcttggtttgatgatttgttgcCGTGAG GCAATAAACATGATGCTAAACCAGCCTCGAGGTGGTCATATATTCAACATTGATGGAGCAGGTTCAGATGGAAGGCCAACACCACG GTTTGCTGCATATGGTGCAACCAAGCGCAGTGTTGTGCACCTTACAAAGTCCTTGCAG GCAGAGTTGCAGATGCAAGAAGTGAAAAATGTTATGGTGCACAACCTGTCG CCTGGTATGGTAACTACTGATCTTCTTATGTCCGGAGCCACAACAAAACAG GCCAAATTTTTTATCAATATATTAGCCGAGCCGCCTGATGTG GTTGCTGCATTCCTTGTTCCATCCATCAGATCAGTCCCTAGCAGTCAATCCATGAAGCCCACCTACATTCGATTTCTCACGGGCTTCAAAGCTTACTCCCAAATCTTTTCA AGACTTGCTTTTGGTGCACGACGGAACAGATATCTCGTCGAAGATTGA
- the LOC135581043 gene encoding chlorophyll(ide) b reductase NOL, chloroplastic-like isoform X3 produces the protein MAFVSSLPAFAISDYRTRSRVLARSRSSPNSGISGPGAGLDSLGRAAASSRLLNPWHRRGAWNLGPVRAESPDVKKTEREPMVPPYNVLITGSTKGIGYALAREFLKAGDNVLICSRSVERVESAIQSLRKEFGEHRVWGTACDVRVAKDVKALVAFARETIGYIDIWAINMMLNQPRGGHIFNIDGAGSDGRPTPRFAAYGATKRSVVHLTKSLQAELQMQEVKNVMVHNLSPGMVTTDLLMSGATTKQAKFFINILAEPPDVVAAFLVPSIRSVPSSQSMKPTYIRFLTGFKAYSQIFSRLAFGARRNRYLVED, from the exons ATGGCTTTCGTCTCCTCCTTACCCGCCTTCGCCATCTCCGACTACCGCACCCGCAGCCGCGTCCTCGCCCGAAGCCGATCCTCTCCGAACTCCGGAATTTCCGGTCCGGGCGCCGGTCTAGATAGCCTCGGCCGTGCCGCCGCCTCTTCCCGCCTCTTGAATCCATGGCACCGCCGCGGTGCTTGGAATCTCGGCCCGGTCCGGGCGGAATCGCCTGATGTCAAGAAGACGGAGCGGGAACCGATGGTCCCCCCTTATAATGTACTCATCACGGGTTCGACCAAAG GAATTGGATATGCACTTGCAAGGGAATTTCTAAAGGCAGGTGATAATGTCTTAATATGCTCAAGATCAG TTGAACGTGTTGAATCAGCAATTCAGAGCTTGCGCAAGGAATTCGGAGAGCATCGTGTGTGG GGAACTGCATGTGATGTCAGAGTAGCAAAGGATGTCAAAGCTCTGGTTGCTTTTGCACGTGAAACGATTGGTTACATTGATATATGG GCAATAAACATGATGCTAAACCAGCCTCGAGGTGGTCATATATTCAACATTGATGGAGCAGGTTCAGATGGAAGGCCAACACCACG GTTTGCTGCATATGGTGCAACCAAGCGCAGTGTTGTGCACCTTACAAAGTCCTTGCAG GCAGAGTTGCAGATGCAAGAAGTGAAAAATGTTATGGTGCACAACCTGTCG CCTGGTATGGTAACTACTGATCTTCTTATGTCCGGAGCCACAACAAAACAG GCCAAATTTTTTATCAATATATTAGCCGAGCCGCCTGATGTG GTTGCTGCATTCCTTGTTCCATCCATCAGATCAGTCCCTAGCAGTCAATCCATGAAGCCCACCTACATTCGATTTCTCACGGGCTTCAAAGCTTACTCCCAAATCTTTTCA AGACTTGCTTTTGGTGCACGACGGAACAGATATCTCGTCGAAGATTGA
- the LOC135581043 gene encoding chlorophyll(ide) b reductase NOL, chloroplastic-like isoform X2 — protein MAFVSSLPAFAISDYRTRSRVLARSRSSPNSGISGPGAGLDSLGRAAASSRLLNPWHRRGAWNLGPVRAESPDVKKTEREPMVPPYNVLITGSTKGIGYALAREFLKAVERVESAIQSLRKEFGEHRVWGTACDVRVAKDVKALVAFARETIGYIDIWINNAGSNAYSFKPLAETSDEDLMEVVTTNTLGLMICCREAINMMLNQPRGGHIFNIDGAGSDGRPTPRFAAYGATKRSVVHLTKSLQAELQMQEVKNVMVHNLSPGMVTTDLLMSGATTKQAKFFINILAEPPDVVAAFLVPSIRSVPSSQSMKPTYIRFLTGFKAYSQIFSRLAFGARRNRYLVED, from the exons ATGGCTTTCGTCTCCTCCTTACCCGCCTTCGCCATCTCCGACTACCGCACCCGCAGCCGCGTCCTCGCCCGAAGCCGATCCTCTCCGAACTCCGGAATTTCCGGTCCGGGCGCCGGTCTAGATAGCCTCGGCCGTGCCGCCGCCTCTTCCCGCCTCTTGAATCCATGGCACCGCCGCGGTGCTTGGAATCTCGGCCCGGTCCGGGCGGAATCGCCTGATGTCAAGAAGACGGAGCGGGAACCGATGGTCCCCCCTTATAATGTACTCATCACGGGTTCGACCAAAG GAATTGGATATGCACTTGCAAGGGAATTTCTAAAGGCAG TTGAACGTGTTGAATCAGCAATTCAGAGCTTGCGCAAGGAATTCGGAGAGCATCGTGTGTGG GGAACTGCATGTGATGTCAGAGTAGCAAAGGATGTCAAAGCTCTGGTTGCTTTTGCACGTGAAACGATTGGTTACATTGATATATGG ATTAACAATGCTGGATCAAATGCATACAGTTTCAAACCATTGGCTGAAACTTCTGATGAGGATCTTAT GGAAGTTGTCACCACAAATActcttggtttgatgatttgttgcCGTGAG GCAATAAACATGATGCTAAACCAGCCTCGAGGTGGTCATATATTCAACATTGATGGAGCAGGTTCAGATGGAAGGCCAACACCACG GTTTGCTGCATATGGTGCAACCAAGCGCAGTGTTGTGCACCTTACAAAGTCCTTGCAG GCAGAGTTGCAGATGCAAGAAGTGAAAAATGTTATGGTGCACAACCTGTCG CCTGGTATGGTAACTACTGATCTTCTTATGTCCGGAGCCACAACAAAACAG GCCAAATTTTTTATCAATATATTAGCCGAGCCGCCTGATGTG GTTGCTGCATTCCTTGTTCCATCCATCAGATCAGTCCCTAGCAGTCAATCCATGAAGCCCACCTACATTCGATTTCTCACGGGCTTCAAAGCTTACTCCCAAATCTTTTCA AGACTTGCTTTTGGTGCACGACGGAACAGATATCTCGTCGAAGATTGA
- the LOC103970644 gene encoding glutathione S-transferase U10, with translation MGEAKQVKLYGFWLSPYCTLVHLALKLKGVAYEYVEEDLTNKSATLLQLNPVHQKVPVLVVDGKPVAESRVILEYIDETWAEPSFLPSDPYSRARVRFWVDFFYQRMVPPSYAIIRSQGEELEKATKEFIEVLRILEKGIMEDFPRKKGPFIHGSSPGLLDIIVGAGNPGTKAIEEVADVKLFNEEMTPQLYSYVHAFLSLDLVKNTVVPYDQVLEAIKERRMMALSSSKE, from the exons ATGGGAGAggcgaaacaagtgaagttgtatGGCTTCTGGCTCAGCCCTTACTGCACGCTGGTCCATCTTGCTCTTAAGCTCAAGGGGGTGGCCTATGAGTACGTGGAGGAAGACCTCACCAACAAGAGCGCCACGCTTCTGCAGCTGAACCCGGTGCACCAGAAGGTGCCGGTTCTTGTGGTGGACGGGAAGCCGGTGGCGGAGTCGCGTGTGATCTTGGAGTACATCGATGAGACGTGGGCGGAGCCTTCCTTCCTCCCCAGTGATCCTTACTCGAGAGCTAGGGTTCGCTTTTGGGTTGATTTCTTCTACCAAAGG ATGGTGCCTCCTAGTTATGCCATTATACGTTCCCAAGGAGAGGAACTGGAGAAGGCAACAAAGGAGTTCATCGAGGTACTAAGAATACTGGAGAAAGGAATCATGGAGGACTTCCCACGGAAGAAGGGGCCATTTATCCATGGCAGCTCCCCTGGTCTCCTTGACATAATTGTAGGTGCAGGCAATCCAGGAACGAAGGCCATCGAGGAGGTGGCTGATGTGAAGCTATTTAACGAGGAGATGACACCACAACTCTACTCCTATGTTCATGCGTTTCTGAGCCTTGACCTTGTCAAGAACACAGTGGTGCCTTACGACCAAGTGTTGGAAGCTATCAAGGAACGCAGAATGATGGCTCTCTCTTCTTCTAAAGAATAG
- the LOC103970654 gene encoding copper transporter 6: MDHGGMGDMSTNNSNMAKRHYTHMTFFWGKNSEILFSGWPGTRGGMYALALLLVFALSFLVEWLNHCRLIRPGTGHVAAGLARTTLHAARVGLAYLVMLAVMSFNGGVLIAAVVGHAVGFLLFGSSVFRKTPLQPTDNDGLKGDLPPMAC, from the coding sequence ATGGACCACGGCGGGATGGGGGATATGAGCACGAACAATTCCAACATGGCCAAGAGGCACTACACCCACATGACCTTCTTCTGGGGCAAGAACTCCGAGATCCTCTTCTCGGGATGGCCCGGCACCAGAGGCGGCATGTACGCCCTGGCGCTCCTCCTCGTCTTCGCCCTCTCCTTCCTCGTCGAGTGGCTCAACCACTGCCGTCTCATCAGGCCCGGGACCGGCCATGTCGCCGCCGGGCTCGCCCGGACGACGCTGCACGCGGCGCGAGTCGGGCTCGCCTACCTCGTGATGCTGGCGGTCATGTCGTTCAACGGGGGCGTGCTGATCGCCGCCGTCGTCGGTCACGCCGTCGGTTTTCTTCTCTTTGGCAGCTCGGTGTTCCGGAAGACGCCGCTGCAGCCGACCGACAACGACGGCCTCAAGGGTGATCTTCCTCCCATGGCCTGCTGA